In Gemmatimonadota bacterium, the sequence ACTTATTGGCAAGGGGGAAACAAAGCGCGCAGTTGGATAGAGGTTTTGCCAGAGGTGCAAGCGATGTTCGAGATGTCGAAGTTCAGCAAGTACATTATGGGCGTTGTGCTGTTTGGCGTGGTTGTTTTTGGCATTGTCAATACGCTGTTTATGTCGCTTTACGAACGGATGTTTGAATTTGGCGTGTTGCGCGCAATTGGCACGCGGCCGTTTGGCATGGCGCAGCTGATTCTGTTTGAGGCGGGGGCATTGGCTGTTCTGGGTATTATTTTGGGTACGGTTTTTGGATTTTGTGTCACTGTAATTTTTTCAACGATTGGTATTGACTATACGGGGATCGAGATGATGGGCATCACCATGCAGGAGTTGATCTATCCGGAGATGCGTATCCAACCGTTTATTTTTTATTCGATCTGGATCTTTGTTTTTACAATTATCGCCGGGCTGTACCCGGCGCGGTATGCGGCAAGGATGTCTGCGGCAACGGCGATGCGAAGAAGTTTTTGAAGAGGATATCGCGGTGTCTGTAATTGTGACAGAAGGGGTGACCAGAGTTTATTCGGGCGATGGCGTGCCCGTTCACGCCTTGCGCGGGATTGATCTGACCATTGAGCGCGGCGAATTTGCAGCATTGGTTGGGCCGTCTGGGTCGGGGAAAACGACTTTTCTCAATATTATCTCCGGGCTGGATACACCAACAGATGGAAAGGTATGGCTCAATGGCAAACTTTTGTCGCGCATGAGCGGTAATGCACTTTCGGATTTTCGGCGAGACAATATCGGATTTATTTTTCAAGCGTATAATTTGATTCCGGTGCTGACTGTCGAGGAGAATATCGAGTATATTATGCTTCTGCAAAAGATACCCAAATCCGAGCGGCACGAGCGGGTGCTGGCGATACTGGAGGAAGTGGGATTGGGTGGGATGGCGAGTCGCATGCCAACGCAACTTTCAGGTGGACAGCAACAGCGGGTTGCGATTGCGCGGGCCATGGTTTCTCAGCCAGCGATTATTCTGGCGGATGAACCGACAGCGAATCTCGATTCAAAGATTGGCGCAGAGTTGCTCGATATGATGTATCGACTCAATACGCAGACTGGAATGACATTTATTTTTTCTACGCACGATCCGATGGTGATGGCGCGCGCAAGGCGGCTGATTACGCTGAAAGACGGAGAGATTGAGCGCGATGAGGTGGGGACGCTATGAGATGGCTTGTTGGGGCAATGATCGCGCTTTTGCCACAAGCTGTCACGGCTGCACAACTGGGTGGTTTTTACAAGGGTTTTTCCGTCGCCTTTGATTCGCCACAAGCAGGTGTTCCCGTGAAGGGTATGGTGAGTAATCGGCTGCGGCTCAATCTCATCAATTCGTTCAGCGAGCACATCTCGATTGATCTCGCCTACGACTTTATCCTGCGTATTCAAGATTCGACGCTGTTTGAGAATCAGGCGGAGGTCCTTGCTATTGATCCGCACGATTATCGCGTTGCCGATCTGGAGTCGCCTATTTATCCCGGCGAAAATGATCCTGTCGGCAGCGTTGGCGTGTTTCAAAACCTCGACCGCGCCAGCGTGATCGCGCGTTTGTCATTTGCAGATGTGATTGTCGGGCGTCAGGCGATTGCGTGGGGGAGTGCGCGGGTCGTCAATCCGACGGATGTGATCGCGCCGTTTACTTACGGCGAATTGGATACAGAAGATCGACCTGGTGTCGATGCCGTGCGTGTGCGCGTCCCTATCGGAGTACTGAGCGAAGTCGATGTGGGGTATGTGTTTGGACGAGACTTCGCGGTTGATCAGAGCGCGTTTTTTGTTCGCGGTCAATTCAATGCTGCGGAGACCGATATGTCGCCGCTGCTCGTCCGTTTCCGCGAGCAGTTGCTCGTTGGTATTGATGTTGCGCGTGGTATTGGGCGTGTTGGTGCGTGGATAGAGGGTGCTCGCGTTTTTTCGATGGGACGAGATGCGAGCGACTATTTTCGCGTATCTACAGGCATAGATTACAGCTTCGGTGGCGAGACTTATGGATTCATCGAATACCACTTCAACGGAGCGGGGGTGCGCGACCCTGAAGATTATCTCATCAACTTAGGTCGTCCGGCATATCGCGATGCTGCTGTTTATCTTATGGGTACCTATTACTTCGCGCTCGGTATCACCCATCAACTCTCGCCACTGGTCGCGTCGAGTGGGCAGTTTCTCACCAATATCACGGATCCGTCGTTCTTTTTTTCGCCTGCTATCGAATACAATATCGCGCGGGATTTCTACCTTTCTGCAGGTGCGTTTATCGGCATTGGCGATCATCCGAAAGGCGAGCATTTTCAATCCGAGTTCGGCGGGTATTCCAATATTCTGTTTTTTTCGTTCCGAATTTACTACTGACGCAATTCAGGCTTTCATCATTTTTTCTTGACTTCACCTTCACTACGCGTTTTCATATCAGCGCACCAGGACAACTGATAACAGTTTTTTTACTCAGGAGGTAATGCGATGCATGTGGGTATGCGAATCCCGCCGATGGGGCGGGAAATGGGTCTTGAAGGAATTATTCAGTGGGCATCAGAAAACGGTTTGGGGTCAATTGATTTGCCCGAAGTAGATGCTGAGATTCGCAAGATGTGTGACAGTGCTGGGATTGGGATGGGTACTGTGGATTGGGGAGCAGGGGGTGGGTTGTTGAGCAAAGATGATGGTGCGCGAGGAGAAGCTATGGCCGCGATGAAGGCGCGCATTCAGGCGGTTGGCGCATATGGTTCAGGGGTGATTTTTTTGTGTTTGGCTCCCGACGACCGATTGCAGGCTCGGGCCGAAACGTTTGAGGTGTTTAAGCAGGTCTATCCAGAGATTGTGAAAGAGGCAGAAGCACACGAGGTTTTTCTCGCAATTGAACCCTGGCCTGGCCCGGCACCAGCATATCCAAATTTGGGTTGTACGCCCGAGACTTTGCGGGCGATTTTTGAGGTTGTTCCGTCCCCCAATTTGGGTATTTGTTACGATCCGTCGCATTTTGCACGCATTGGCGTGGATTACAAGCGGGTGCTGATGGAGTTTGGCAGTCGGGTGCGGCATGTGCATGCAAAGGATACCGAGTTGTTGGCGGATGGACTGTACGAGTTTGGCTGCCTGGGCCAATCGTTTGGTCAGCGCTACGGTTATGGCGAGGGGTGGTGGCGTTATTGCATTCCCGGATGGGGCGTGGTGGATTGGAAATGGGTGGTTGCGCGTCTGGAAGAATTGGGCTATGATGGACCGCTGGCCATTGAATTGGAAGACCACCGCTATAGCGGCAGTGCCAAAAAGAATGCGGCGGGTATTTTGGCTGCGAAGAGCTATCTCGAA encodes:
- a CDS encoding ABC transporter ATP-binding protein encodes the protein MSVIVTEGVTRVYSGDGVPVHALRGIDLTIERGEFAALVGPSGSGKTTFLNIISGLDTPTDGKVWLNGKLLSRMSGNALSDFRRDNIGFIFQAYNLIPVLTVEENIEYIMLLQKIPKSERHERVLAILEEVGLGGMASRMPTQLSGGQQQRVAIARAMVSQPAIILADEPTANLDSKIGAELLDMMYRLNTQTGMTFIFSTHDPMVMARARRLITLKDGEIERDEVGTL
- a CDS encoding sugar phosphate isomerase/epimerase, translated to MHVGMRIPPMGREMGLEGIIQWASENGLGSIDLPEVDAEIRKMCDSAGIGMGTVDWGAGGGLLSKDDGARGEAMAAMKARIQAVGAYGSGVIFLCLAPDDRLQARAETFEVFKQVYPEIVKEAEAHEVFLAIEPWPGPAPAYPNLGCTPETLRAIFEVVPSPNLGICYDPSHFARIGVDYKRVLMEFGSRVRHVHAKDTELLADGLYEFGCLGQSFGQRYGYGEGWWRYCIPGWGVVDWKWVVARLEELGYDGPLAIELEDHRYSGSAKKNAAGILAAKSYLEDILG